One Mycolicibacterium crocinum DNA window includes the following coding sequences:
- a CDS encoding DUF4185 domain-containing protein yields the protein MRTAAYIGGIGGFAVALGVGAAVTAGCAAASADSADSGSGPKTSATHSSSTARSAVGHTQRVKPQQKSLPTRQTRAASPKSSATAVASAPVTTKVGWVTGPNTSTPGRFGIYGTDVGIMWDNGMAGDKRQVLTIFGDTFSGPGMSGNWRSNVLLRTTDPVNRVFAPGSTTDPFAGSPLSSPGMSKQVIAGSARNLGPFGSQVTVIPTAAISVPYDNQYGARQYVSFMSVRSWDFGGAWTTNYSAIAYSDDNGQNWTVAPQTIRAASWLRSSTPFVYGNQNFQQGAFVKPPADSPDAGYVFSYGTPSGRLGSAYLSRVAEADILDLTKYEYWDGDTWVAGKPGAAVPILPSTRSNQYAGGFLGQLGLFFGGWVAGIFGVGGPSGHVSELSVQYNTYLNKYVAMYSSSVGSVIIRTADTPQGTWSAPTTLVTSVQYPGLYAPMMDPWSTGQDIYWNMSQWGSYNVLLMKTTLGAAAVQA from the coding sequence ATGCGTACAGCGGCGTATATCGGGGGAATCGGCGGATTCGCGGTGGCTTTGGGTGTTGGCGCCGCGGTGACCGCGGGCTGCGCAGCGGCGTCGGCCGACTCGGCGGACTCGGGCTCCGGTCCGAAGACCTCGGCGACGCACTCGTCGTCGACCGCCCGCTCGGCCGTCGGCCATACCCAGCGGGTCAAACCCCAGCAGAAATCGTTGCCCACCAGACAAACTCGGGCAGCCTCGCCGAAGTCGAGCGCGACGGCGGTGGCCTCCGCGCCGGTCACCACCAAGGTCGGCTGGGTCACCGGACCCAATACCTCGACCCCGGGCCGGTTCGGGATCTACGGCACCGACGTCGGCATCATGTGGGACAACGGCATGGCCGGTGACAAGCGCCAGGTGCTGACGATCTTCGGCGACACCTTCAGCGGCCCCGGGATGTCCGGTAACTGGCGGTCCAACGTGCTGCTGCGGACCACTGACCCGGTCAACCGCGTCTTTGCGCCCGGTTCGACCACCGACCCGTTCGCCGGCTCGCCGTTGAGTTCACCGGGAATGTCGAAACAGGTGATCGCGGGCAGCGCACGGAATCTCGGCCCGTTCGGCTCCCAGGTGACGGTCATTCCGACCGCGGCGATCTCGGTGCCCTACGACAACCAGTACGGCGCACGGCAATACGTCAGCTTCATGTCGGTGCGCTCGTGGGACTTCGGCGGCGCCTGGACCACCAACTACTCCGCGATCGCCTATTCCGATGACAACGGCCAGAATTGGACGGTCGCGCCGCAGACCATCCGGGCGGCGAGCTGGTTGCGCTCGTCGACTCCATTCGTCTACGGGAACCAGAACTTTCAGCAGGGCGCCTTCGTCAAACCGCCCGCCGATTCGCCGGACGCGGGATATGTCTTCTCCTACGGCACGCCGTCGGGCCGGCTCGGCTCGGCGTACCTGTCGCGGGTCGCAGAGGCCGACATTCTCGATCTGACGAAGTACGAGTACTGGGACGGCGACACCTGGGTGGCCGGCAAGCCGGGCGCCGCGGTGCCGATCCTGCCGTCCACCCGCAGCAATCAGTACGCCGGCGGATTCCTCGGCCAACTGGGTCTGTTCTTCGGCGGCTGGGTGGCCGGCATCTTCGGAGTGGGCGGCCCCAGCGGGCATGTCAGCGAGCTGTCGGTGCAGTACAACACCTACCTGAACAAGTACGTGGCGATGTACTCGAGCAGCGTTGGCAGCGTGATCATCCGCACGGCCGATACCCCGCAGGGCACGTGGTCGGCACCGACCACGCTGGTGACGTC
- a CDS encoding TetR/AcrR family transcriptional regulator, with product MADETIPEALAVLWRDPAPTRRAGGLSRARIVDAAIEMADADGLGALSMAKLAERMGCGTMSLYRHIANKEQLIAFMLSAAPGPPPAPADGADWRAALDGWAMGLWQVYHRHPWVLAASAAGPPVDPGQLAWLDAGLAALRDTGMAERDKLAGVLAVLHFVRGAAALAIEAPTEGPDYPRLLRGVLDRDRFPALASALEAGAFDDEDEDHGDAFRSGLSQLLDGLSLKL from the coding sequence ATGGCCGACGAGACCATTCCCGAAGCACTCGCCGTGCTGTGGCGGGACCCTGCGCCGACCCGCCGGGCCGGTGGGCTCAGTCGCGCCCGCATCGTCGATGCCGCCATCGAGATGGCCGACGCCGACGGCCTTGGCGCGCTGTCGATGGCGAAGCTCGCCGAGCGAATGGGCTGCGGCACGATGTCGCTCTACCGGCACATCGCCAACAAGGAACAGCTGATCGCCTTCATGTTGTCCGCGGCCCCCGGACCGCCCCCGGCGCCGGCTGACGGCGCGGATTGGCGTGCCGCTCTTGACGGCTGGGCCATGGGACTGTGGCAGGTCTACCACCGGCATCCGTGGGTCCTGGCCGCATCGGCCGCGGGGCCGCCCGTCGACCCGGGTCAATTGGCGTGGCTCGATGCCGGCCTTGCCGCGCTGCGGGACACCGGCATGGCCGAACGCGACAAGTTGGCCGGTGTGCTGGCGGTGCTGCACTTCGTGCGCGGCGCCGCGGCGCTGGCGATCGAAGCGCCCACCGAGGGTCCCGACTATCCCCGCCTGCTACGCGGTGTTCTCGACAGGGATCGGTTTCCGGCGTTGGCTTCCGCGCTCGAAGCCGGCGCGTTCGACGACGAGGACGAGGACCACGGTGACGCGTTCCGCTCCGGGTTGAGCCAGCTGCTCGACGGCTTGTCCCTGAAACTCTGA
- a CDS encoding DUF2306 domain-containing protein translates to MTYAKRSTLATLLALVAAAFLALSLPPYFTGRTRVPATFGLHYPLLVAHVMFAAVAMLMALVQIWPGLRTHRPALHRRCGRVYVAAAIPAAICALIIGAATPFGPFLAVSNVFLATLWLWFTINGYRAIRQRRFEEHRRNMVLSATLALSIITNRIWTPILFLALHPLQHRIFDGNPEHYLWFVAGLGAWLGWTIPLASTDRWIRNSSRQPSARRTDAR, encoded by the coding sequence ATGACGTACGCAAAGCGGTCCACGCTGGCGACCTTGCTCGCCCTGGTTGCTGCGGCCTTCCTCGCCCTATCGCTGCCGCCCTATTTCACTGGCCGCACCCGGGTGCCGGCCACGTTCGGTCTGCACTACCCACTGCTGGTCGCTCACGTGATGTTCGCCGCGGTCGCGATGCTGATGGCGTTGGTCCAGATCTGGCCCGGACTCCGCACCCACCGGCCGGCCCTGCACCGCCGGTGCGGTCGCGTCTACGTGGCCGCCGCCATCCCGGCGGCAATCTGCGCGCTGATCATCGGTGCGGCGACCCCGTTCGGGCCGTTCCTCGCCGTGAGCAATGTCTTCCTGGCGACGCTGTGGTTGTGGTTCACGATCAACGGGTACCGCGCCATCCGCCAGCGCAGGTTCGAAGAGCACCGCAGGAACATGGTCCTCAGCGCCACCCTCGCACTGTCCATCATCACCAATCGGATCTGGACCCCGATACTGTTCCTGGCGCTACATCCATTGCAGCACCGCATCTTTGATGGCAACCCGGAGCACTATCTGTGGTTCGTCGCCGGCCTTGGCGCCTGGCTCGGCTGGACGATCCCGTTGGCGTCCACCGATCGGTGGATCCGCAATTCCTCCCGCCAACCATCCGCTCGGCGGACAGACGCGCGATAG